In the Clostridium gelidum genome, TTATCAAGAAAACATGGTGGATCATTAAGATTTGGTGAAATAAATAATATAGACCTTAAATTAGAAAAAGAAGATGAAGGCAAACTAGTTAGAGTAAAGAAATTTGGAGTTAAACCAATGAATTCTGAAGAAGCAATTCTTCAAATGGATTTATTAGGACATAATTTCTTTGTATATCAAGACGCAGATAGTGATAAAGTAAATGTAATTTATAAAAGAAAAGATGGAGATTATGGTTTGTTAGAACCTGAATTTATATAATAAGTTAAAAACAACTGTCCAATATGCATGTTTAACTTGCATATTTGGACAGTTATTTTTTTTAATATACTCAACTAAAAAATATTATTTTAAACTAAAAGCAAGATTATAGTATGTTTTAGCTTAAAATTGGCAAGTATTATTAATAATTTATGATTAATATATTAATAAATAGTTAAATTTAGATGTTTTATATAGGATTTAATACAAAAATCATGAGTTTTATTGAAAAATGCATAGTTAAAATGATATAATTATAAAATACGTGATTTATGAAACAAATTATAAATCAAAACGATGTATTAGAAATTAATAAGAAATATAGAATTTCGAAAGGATGACATTATGGGACTATTAAATGCCGTATTTGGAACATATAGTGAAAGAGAAGTAAAAAGACTTAATCCTACAATACAAAAAATAAATGATTTAGAAGAAGGGTTGCAAAAACTATCAGATGAAGAGTTGAAAGCAAAAACTTCTGAATTCAGAGAAAGATTAAATAATGGAGAGACATTAGAAGATATTTTACCAGAAGCATTTGCTGTTGTAAGAGAAGGATCAGTAAGAGTATTTGAGAAGAGACATTTTGATGAACAACTTATGGGTGGAATGATACTTCACCAAGGTAGAATTTCGGAAATGAAAACAGGTGAAGGTAAGACTCTTGTTGCAACTCTGCCAGCTTACTTAAATGGATTAACTGAAAATGGGGTTCATATTGTAACTGTAAATGATTATCTTGCTAAAACACAATCAGAAGAAATGGGTGAATTATATGGTTTCTTAGGATTGACTACAGGAGTAATAATTCACGACCTAAATAATGACCAAAGAAGAGAAGCTTATGCAGCTGATATTACTTATGGAACTAATAATGAATTTGGGTTTGACTACTTAAGAGATAACATGGTTGTTTACAAAGAAGAAAGAGTTCAAAGAGGACTAAACTTTGCTATAGTTGATGAAGTTGACTCGATTTTAATTGATGAAGCTAGAACTCCACTTATAATTTCAGGTCAAGGAGAAAAGTCTACTGAATTTTATAAAGTTGCAGATTATTTTGCAAAGAAATTAGTTGCAGAAAAAGATTTTACAAAAGATGAAAAAGCTAATGCAGTAATGTTAACTGATGAGGGTGTTAGAAAAGCAGAAGTAACATTTAAAATAGAAAACTATGCTGATGCTGAAAATATAGAATTACAACATTACTTAACTCAAGCGTTAAAAGCAAACTTTGCCATGAGAAGAGATAAAGATTACATGGTTAAAGATGGAGAAGTAATAATTGTTGATGAATTTACAGGAAGACTTATGGAAGGTAGAAGATATTCAGATGGTCTTCACCAAGCAATAGAAGCAAAAGAAAATGTTAAGATTGCAAGAGAATCTAAAACACTTGCAACTATTACATTCCAAAATTACTTCAGAATGTTTGAAAAATTAGCAGGTATGACTGGTACAGCATTAACAGAAGAAAATGAATTTAGAGAAATTTATGGATTAGATGTTATTGTTATTCCAACACACAGACCAGTAGCTAGAATAGACAACCCAGATTTAGTTTTTAGTTCTGAAATTGGAAAGTTTAAGGCTGTTGTATCAGAAATAGAAAATATACATCAAAAGGGTCAACCAGTATTAGTTGGTACAGTAAGTGTTGAAAAGTCAGAACTTCTTTCAAGTATGCTTAAGAAAAAAGGAGTACCACATCAAGTATTAAATGCTAAGTTCCATGAACAAGAAGCTGAAATAATAAGTCATGCTGGTGAGTTTGGAATGGTTACTATAGCTACTAATATGGCAGGTAGAGGTACTGATATTAAGCTTGGTGAAGGTGTAATTGAAGTTGGTGGTCTTAAGATAATAGGTACTGAAAGACATGAATCAAGAAGAATAGATAACCAATTAAGAGGACGTTCTGGTAGACAAGGAGATCCGGGTGAATCAACATTCTTTATTTCACTAGAAGATGATTTGATGAGAATATTTGGATCAGAAAAGATTCAAGGAGTTGTTGAGAAATTAGGACTTCAAGAAGAAGAAGCAATTGAAAGTAAGATGGTTTCAAAAGCTATAGAAAATGCTCAAAAGAAGGTTGAAGGTAATAACTTTGATATAAGAAAACAATTATTAGGCTATGATGATGTAATGAATATACAAAGAGGAGTTATTTACAAGCAAAGATCAGAAGTTCTTGAAGGGGAAGATGTAAAAGAAGAAGTATTAGCAATGTTAAAAGAAATTATAGCAGATTCTGTTAATACTCATATTACAGGTGAAACTGAAGAATATAGAGAAGAATTCTTAAATTTAATGGTATACTTACAAGACATATGTATACCACCAAATTCAGTTGATTTACCTAGTCTTGAAAATCTTTCAAATGAAGAAATAACTGAAAGTCTTTATGAAAGTGCATGTAAATTCTATGAGCAAAAGGAAGAAGAATTTACTTCAGAAAGATTAAGAGAAATTGAAAGAGTTGTTCTTTTAAAAGCTGTTGATACTAAATGGATGACACACATAGATAATATGGATCATTTAAAACAAGGTATTCATCTTCAGTCATTTAAGCAAATTGATCCAGTTCAAGCATACCAAATGGAAGGTAGTGAAATGTTTAATGAAATGATTGAAACAATCAAAGAAGAGACAATTAAACTATTATTCCATGTTAGAATAGAAAGAGCACCAGAAAGAGTGAGAGTTGCACAAGAAACAGAAGCGGTTCATGTTGATACTTCAAGTCCATCAGCAGGACCTGGAGCAAATCCAGGGCCAGGAGGTCCAAGTGTAGGACCAGTTAGAAATCTTGATAAGCATGGAAGAAATGACTTATGTCCATGTGGTAGCGGGCTGAAATTTAAGAATTGCTGTGGAAGAGAAGCTTAGTTCAGTTAATAGTTATTAATTAACAGTGAACAGTTAAGGTGAAAAACTCTATAGAGTTTTTTAAAAGAATGTATATGATATAATAAATTCCGTAGAGATTTTTTAAAAATAGTTGCTTACTATTATAAGTGACAATTTTGATTGAGATTTTCTACGGAATTTTTGCAAAGTAGTTTTTTGAAATTATCAATTATTAATAGTAAATCAATTGATAATTAATCATTGAAAATTGATTATTATTAGTTAATTATTAGAAAGAGGTGAAAAATGGATGATTATTGAGCTTGAAAAAGAATTAGTAAAGCTTCCTATTATAAAGAAATCTATAGAAGAAATGGGGGCTTCACTTTGACAGAGGAGGAATAGAACGAGAACTTCATGAATTAGAATGTCAAATGCAAGAAGCAGGTTTTTGGGATGACATAAAAAGAGCTGAAGAAGTTACGAAAAAGAGTAAAGCTATAAAAGATAAAATTGAGGGGTTTGATAAATTACAATCTCAGATTGAGGATATTGAAGTATTGAAAGAAATGATGGAAGAGGATGACGAGGAATCTTCCGATGAAATAATACAAACAATAAGAGGAATACAAGCTCAGATTGATGATTATAATATGAAGGTACTTTTATGTGGAGAATATGATAAGAATAACGTCATTTTAACGCTGCATGTTGGTGTTGGAGGTACTGATGCTAATGATTGGACTGAAATGCTTTTAAGAATGTACACAAGATGGTGTGAAAAACAAGGCTATAGTGTTGAGACTTTAGATTTAATTCCAGGAGATGAAGCAGGAATTAAGAGTGTTACTTTAAAGGTTACTGGAGAGTATGCATATGGATATTTAAAGGCAGAAAAAGGTATTCATAGATTGGTTAGAATTTCACCATACAATTCTAACGGCAAAAGACAAACTTCTTTTGCATCAATGGAAGTACTTCCGGAACTTACGAAAGAGCAAGATATTAATATAAAACCTGATGATCTTAGAATAGATACTTATAGATCAGGAGGTGCTGGAGGACAACATGTTAATACAACTGATTCAGCAGTAAGAATTACACATCTTCCTACAGGGGTAGTTGTCCAATGCCAAAATGAAAGAAGCCAATTTTCGAATAAAGATACAGCTATGGAAATGCTTAAGTCCAAATTAGTTGAATTAAAGGAAAGAGCACATAAAGAAAAGATTGAAGATTTGGCTGGAGAGTTAAAAGACATGGGCTGGGGAAGTCAAATAAGATCATATGTATTCCATCCATATAGCATGGTTAAAGACCATAGGACAAATGTAGAAACATCAAATGTTACAGCAGTAATGGATGGTGAAATAGATATGTTTATAAATGCTTATTTGAAGCAATAATAGAAATTGAGTTTTGAATAGTATACTATATAAAGTAATAAATAAAGAGAGCATCCTAAAGTATAATTTTTATTTTTAGATAAAAAATGATATCTGATCATTTACCAATAAAATTTAAAATTAAACTGGAGGTAAATAAATTGTATAATATGGCCACCTTAGAGGCACAGAAATTCAGGTATAAGTCTTTAATATTTTTGTTAATAATATTCCGTTTTACAGTACACAGATAGTAATAGAATATGTAACTAGGAGTCACAAAATTTGTAATGAAAAACGTTACAGAATTTGTGACTTTAATTTTTTTACTTAGTTTTTACTTGATGGAAATACATAAGTTAATATAACTCCAAAAAGAAAATTCTCAATAAGTAATTCAAAGAAATGCCCAAATCTTATAGCTGGGGGCATGAAATCATTTGGAACGACTAAAGGTATTGCTAAGGGTACGCTTAAAAGTAGCCCCATTAATATATATCTTTCAATTTCATTTTTAACGGACAAACCTTTTAGTAATATATATCCTATTAATGACCACAAGAAGCCTCTAAAGATTTGGAATACAATTAAAAAAGCATCTTGGTTAACTTGATTTAGCATATGAGTCCAAAAAGGAAGTATGTTTGTGCTTCCTGAATAAAACTGCCTTAGTGCAGGAAACTGCCAGGCAATAAAGTAACCAAAGAAAAAATAGAATACTACATATAGAAAAGATAAAAATATAAATTTCCCTATATTTTTATTTATGGAAAATAAATTTAAGGTGTATTCATTTTTTACTCGATCTGTTGTCCTATTTTTGATTTTTATTGCAAAAATACCGCTAAAAATTGCAATAATAGCACTTGTAAAAACTGTAATAAGTATCATTAGAGTTGGCATTTGAATTGCCTTATTAAAATATAAAGTTTCAATTTGTGTCATAAAACTAAATATTCCCCAAATAAGAATCAAAATATTAATAAATAATTTTTTCCCTGAATAATGACTTCTCTTTGTATACCAAATTACCATTATTGAATTAAAAAAACAAAGTAAAAATAAATATAACAATGATTTTAAAGAATCTGATGAATTTGAAGCAGGTTCTTTAACAAAACCAAATATGCCCATTAATAATCCTGATAATAAAGACCAAATAAGTGTAATGAATATTGTTAAGATTAGAGTATATTTAATATTTTCTTTTATAAAAATATTTTTTAACATATTACACCTCATCAAATAATATTTTTTTGAATATCCCTTAATAAAACTATAAATTTTAATTGTATTTATTCTAAATTAAGAAGTTGGATGTTATTGTCTTGAAAGTATTTCATTAATGCTTGTCCTAAAAAGTTATTTGTGAGCTGAATTAAGCAACCTTATAAAACATGTCAACTAAGGAATATACTACAGTAAGAATTAGACAAACATATAAAGATATATTTATTCCTGGCTTAAGAATTGAAATAACTCCACCAACTACTAGCGCTAACATTATTACTACACTAACAAATTTAAAAAACCCGGATTTATTTGTTAATAAGGTTGTAACAGAAGAGAACATTATTAAAATGAGCGTTAAAAAGTAAAATATTTTTTTTAATTCAGCTGAATAATTCATTATTTTAAATTCATTTAAGGCAAGAAGTGCAAGTATAAATAATAATAAAAAAGAACATATTTTACTAACGTTTTTAATCACAAACCCACCACCCTTTGGTAAATATTTACATAATAATTATACAGTTAGATTTTTATTTCGGCAATATAAAAATTTAAGTACTATATAAGTTTCAATAATGATTTTACAATTAGGAATTCTAAAATTCTAATATTCTAAAGAATTTTAGAACTTAAGAATTTTAGAATTTGCTTATAAAATGCGGGTTAAGAGATATGTGAAAACTTTATTGCAACATATATAGTTGATAATTACTAATTCATAAGTGATTAGTAAATTATCAATATTAAATATTAAGTGAAATTCCATTTTGATTATGTTAAATCTTCATTTGAACTTTACATATTTACATCAAAAAACCTTAGAATGAAATTAATTCCTAAGTTTACATGAATATATGATAAAATGTATTGAGAACAAAATTAAGGGGGATAACTTTTTATGAATATTTTAATAGCAGAAGATGAGAAGGATATTAGAAATCTTATTTCACTACATATGAGAAAAGAAAACTATGATGTTTATGAAGCATCTGATGGAAGAGAAGCATTAACAATATTTGAAAATGAAAAAATAGATTTAATTTTATTAGATACAATGATGCCAAATGTTGACGGCATTTCAGTAATACAAAAGGTACGAGCTGTATCAACAATTCCTATTATTTGCATTACTGCAATGGGAAATGATTCAGACAAAGTTTTAGCATTAGGACTTGGAGCTGATGATTATTTGGTAAAGCCTATAAGTCCAATTGAATTATCAGCTAGAGTAGCATCAAATCTCAGGCGATGTTATAACTATACTGAGCACAAAGACATAGTATATACAACCGGAGAATTAAAATTATTTACTGAAACTTTTGAAATTTTTAAGGGGAAGAAGAAGATTGATTTAAATCCAAAAGAATTTAAAATCGTAAAATTATTAATATCTAATTTAGGTAAAGTATTTACTAAAAAACAAATTTATGAGGATGTATGGGAGGAATCCTATTTTGGGGATTCTAATAATATAATGGTTCATTTAAGTCATATTAGAGAAAAAATAGAAGATGACCCTAAAAATCCTGTGTACATAAAAACTATAAGAGGTATAGGATACAAAATTGAAAGGGTTAATATAAATGAAGGCTAAGAAAATAAAAAGAAGTGTTACAGCAGAACTATTTTTCATGTATTTTCTAGGATATATTGCTATTACTATAATATTAATAGTAGGTATTATATTTTCTATTGTTGGATATGAATTTCTATGTAATCCAAGCACATATAATTCTTATTTCATAGAGTTAGAAAATAAACTTAATGATGATTATACAAGCATAAATGACGAAGATTTACTAGACATAGATGGGTTTATTATAAAAATCAATAATAAAAATGAAGTGCCGTACTCTAGAGGAAATGTTATAGATGAATATAAGAGTCTAGATTTAAAAAGTTATATATACTTATCTGGATTAACAAAAGAAAATGAAATTTTATTAAATGACGATCTCATGGCATATTCCGTGTTGAAAAACTTTAATAATTCAACCATGGAATCACATAATATTAAGTATTCATTATATAGTAAGTATTTAGAAGAAGAAAATTCAATAATTGTATTTGGATGTCCATACTCAGAAATTACAAAACCTAATATAGTTACAAAAATAATTTCACATAATATATTAATAAAAATATTAATTTCGTTTAATATTTTTTTAATTCTTTTAGTTGTATATGTTTTTGCAAAAGCAACTTCTAAGCTTTTTATAAAACCTATAAAAACATTATTAAATGGAGTAATGGAAATAACTAATAATAATTATGATGTAAATATTAAAATTGATACAAAAAATGAATTCTTAGATTTGGCAAATGGTTTCAATATGATGGCAGAAACTATAAGAAATGAAATAAGAGAAAAAGAAAAATTAGAAAAGATAAGAGAAGGTTTAATATTAGACATATCACATGACTTAAAAAATCCGCTCTCATCTATTCTAGGGTATAGTGAAATCTTAATTAACAACAGAGATCTAGATGAAAATGAAAAAATGGAGTATTTGAATATAATTAATAAAAATTCATACAGAGCAAATAAGCTTATGAATAATTTATTTGAATTTTCCTTATATGATAATTCTGATTATAAATTCAATTTAATAAGAACTGATATATCAGAATTTATGCGGCAAACAATTGCAAATTATATTCCTGAATTTGAGCATAATAAATTTGAATATGATTTTGATATATTAGAGGAGCCTTATTATGTAATGATGGATGAAGAAAAATTAACTAGAGCTATTAATAATATTTTAGATAATAAGCTTAAATACAATCCTTCTGGAAGTAAAATAGGTGTAAAAACTGAAATTAAAGAAAGATACTTTTGCATTGTGCTATCAGATGATGGGGAAAGTATTCCAGAAAAAAATAGAGAAAATATATTTAATCTGTTTGTAAGATTAGATAAATCAAGAAATTCTAAAACTGGAGGCACGGGACTTGGATTATCTATTACCAAGAAGATATTAAACAAGCACAATGGAGGTATAAGAATTATAGATAGCGAAGCTGGGACAAGCTTTGAAATCATGTTACCTATTATCAAATCAAAAACAGATAGTAATAACTATGAATAAGAATTTTAAGGTTAATTTAATGTTAGTGTAAGTTGTATTTAACAAGGGGTATTTATAATAAGTATAATAGGATAGTGAAAATATAACTTATATATTTAGGCACAATTACAGAAAATCAATCAAGAAAGGAGCTGTTTTTTTGAAGTTTGATAATGGTTTTAAGGAAATTAAAATTAGGCATATCATTAGTATGTATTTAATTATGTTTCTAATTTTAATAGCAATTATTATCGGTATATATCCATCTGGAAAAATTAGTAATACTAATATAAATATTTTATGTTTAATTATGGAAGTATTTGGTACTATTGCACTTTGCTGCATAATTAAGCCATCTAAAGGAAAGATAAATTCATTATATAGGGATTTTAAAAGCCAATTAGATATGAAAGAAATAATTTTAGTTATTATATTTTTTGCATGTTTAAATATAGGAGCAAAGAATATAATGACTGATATAATTTATTTGATTAGTCCAAGTTTTGCAAATAGTTTTATAAATGATAGCACATTGATTATTAATTCGAAGACTGATTATTGGATAGTTTTTATAATTTTAGTTATTTTAACACCTTTTACAGAAGAAATAGTATTTAGACATGTATTTTTTAAAAGACTTTCAAAGAAGTTTAATATCTATGTTGGAATAATTGTATCTTCCATAATTTTTGCAGTATTTACTAATGGATCAGGTCCGGAATTTATAGGATTTTTATTACTTGGAATAATAAATTGTATACTATATGTTAAGTATGAAAATATTCTTATACCTATGTTTATATATTTTGTAAACAATATCTTTTATATGATAGTATCAATTCCATTTGGAAAAGTTGAAAAGAAGGCTATTACTTTAAATCCAACCGATATGATTTTGTATGCAGTATCGGGGATAATATTATTTAATATAGGAATGATATTTTTTATTAAATTTATTTGTGAAAATAAGGTTTATTTAAGAGAAAGTTTTAATAAAAGTAAGAGTATGGAAATCAAGCAAAGTTAATATCAGGCATATGAAAGAAAATAGGCTGTCAGATGGACTTGCTATTTTTTGATTATGCCTTATGAATACAAATGAAGAGAGGTATTAAAATGCACCTTTATCATTTGCAAAAGTTATGTATTTATTAATTATAGTAGCTACTATAATTACATGCTTTATTGTTTATAAAGATATAGATAGTAAAGTTGCTATTGGATTTGTAGTAGGATATGTAATTTTTCTATTCGCATATCTTCTATTTACTATTTTTATCACTATTTATAATTCAAGAAAATTCAAGTGGATAGAGATAAGAAGAAGAGTAATTAAATTGCTTATTTGTTTTATTGCAATTTCGGGTTTGAATTATATTTTAAATTACTATTTTAGGTCATCAGAAATAGACTTATTTAAAATATTGACTAGAGCATTTGCAATAGCATTGGGTATTTGTTTTAGTGATGTGATGTTTTTAAAAAAGAAAGAAAATTAAAGTGATTTATATTGTATTGTTAAAAATAATATACTGAATAAATTTCAATTTGTTAAGGAGAGATGATTAAAATGGAGAAAATTAAGGGGAATGTTATTCATATATGTTTTTCACAAAGTGCAGGTGGAAGTTTAAAACATGCAGTTAAAAAGAAAAAGTTATTTGAAGGAAAGAAAATTATTGTATTTCCTGATGATATTTCTATAGGAACAATAGGGAATGATATAAATGTAGATAAAAGAATAGAGTGGTGTGATGGTATTGATAAAGAAGATGGTATACTTAATTTAGAAAATACTGAGTATCTAAAGGAAGGCTATAAAAAATTTTATAAACAAATTTCAAAAATTAAAAACTCAGATCTAATTTATTTATGGTATGGAGAATCCGGTAGCGATATGTGTGGGATGCTGTATACTATGGAATTTTTGAAAGATAAAGTTGAACATATTTATTGTATTAATGTATCTGAAAAGATTGACGAATCTGATAGTAGGGTTTATATATACAGGACAGTTGGAGAAGTTAGCGCTGAAAAACTAAAATATTTTCTTAAAATAAAAAGAAAAGTTGAATTGAAGGAATACAATGATTTTATAAATCAATGGAATTCCTTAAAAAAGGATGATTCACTACTTCGTATTTTTAATGATGGTAAGATGAAAAGTGTCAAGGAAGATTATTTTGATATACATATATTAAAGTTTACACCAAAAGAATTTAGAAAATCAGCGAGAACTGTAGGAAGTGCAATAGGATATAGTGAAACAAGAATTTCTGATGACTATATATTTTGGAGAGTACAAGAACTTGTGAAATTAGGGATGCTAGAGTTCAAAGGTAAATTTGGAATCATGAGAGAAATGGAAATTAAAATAACACAAAAGGGACTTGAACTCATGAGTACTGATTTAGAAGCAATTTCATATTGGAGAAATGTAGAGATTGAATTGCAGAAAGAAAGGGACATTGAAAATGAATACAAAGAACAAGGAAGGATGGAAGAAAAAATAAGTATGGCAAAAAAGCTTATGGACGTTTTAGATATAGAAATAATAGCAGAAAAAATAGGGTTAACTGTGGCACAAGTCAAAAATATTGAAATTGATAAGACGGAAAGTTGAATATGGAGGAAGAGATAGAATTAATGAAAACCCCAAGCATTGGTAAGATATTACTTAACTTTTTTATAGTTTCTGTAACAATATTAATATTAGGATTTGCATTCAATCTGTATTATGCAATAGGCTATTTATTCATTCTTATTGTTCATGAATTAGGTCATTATATTGTAGCAAAACTACTGAAGTTAAAAGTCCATTTTGGAGGGTTCACTCCCTTTGGGGCATATATAGTTCATGAGAATACTGAAAGTTGTAAAGAAAATGCACTTATTGCAATAGGAGGTCCATTATTTGGTGGGATACTTGGACTTATTTACTATGTGGTGTATTGTTTTACAGGAGATTATACATTTTTGGCATTATGTTTTAACTCAATAATACTAAATTTAGCAAATTTAATACCTGTAAATCCTCTTGATGGTGGTTATATAGCAGAAGCAATATCTCCTATAATTTGCTATATGGGATTTCCGTTATTATTATATTTGTTTATATCAGCACACCGTTTAAAGAGCAAGATATTATTATTTTTTATTATAATAGGAGGTATTTATCAAGCATACAAATTTACCATCAAATATAAAACTGATTATTATTTCAAGTTAGACAAGCAGAGTAAAATAAAGTTCATATGTATATATGGTATATTAGTTTTATTTTTAGGAGTTAGTGCAATATATTTTTACAACACATTTGATTTTAAGGAATTAATGAAAAGTATTAGTAGATTTAATTAATTACATATTATATTTGATAAAAGGAGTGGGGTTTTATGGTAATTGCAAAATATGAAGATATAGAAGGAATAAGCAAATTAATATTAGAAGGTTTTGCTGATGATCCTAAAATGAAATATCAGCTAAGAAATCTTGAGAGGAAGCAACTTATCTTAAAAACTATAGTTGAAAGTCAAGTGAGAGAATTTTTAGGAAAGGCTGAAGTGTATACTATTGATAACTGTAAGGGAGCAATACTTGGTTATAATAGTAGAAATGTTGATTTTAATAGATTTATAGAAATAGTCACTGAAATTAATAATGAATTGATAAAAATATTAACGGAGCAGGAGATGCAGACTCTAATAAGTGCTAGCCAAATGTTAGGTGAAGTTGATAATCCGCTATGGTTCAATGAAATTTCAGAAGAATATTATCATTTAATGACTATTGCTATTGATAAGGAATTTAGAGGTAGAGGTATCTTCCGTAAGTTAATTTCACCTTTGATTAAAGAATGTGATGAAAAAAAGATTCCTATTTTACTTGAAACACACAATAAAGCAAATCTAAATATTTATAAACATTTTGGGTTTAATATAGTAAAAGAATTTGCGGATGAAAAGATGGCTTTTAAACAATATTGTATGATTCGTCAGCCTAGCTAAGATTCTTATATAAAGTAGTGAAAGAAGGTTAGTTTTATGGTAATAAATCAAAAGGCATTATCAATAACAACGATTATTTTCAGTATAATAACGTTATGCCTAGCAGTGCTAACATTTTTTGAATATATAAATATAGATATTATGATGCTATTTTTAGGATTTACTCAAGTAATTGGCGGACTAAGTCAAATTAATCTTGCTAAGCAAACTAATAAAGATGGTGTAAGCAAAGGTAGTAGGACTGTTGGAATATTAGCTATAATTATTGGGATACTAATTATAACTATGGATTGTAAAAAATTCTTGATTTGAATTTAAATAAGTTTATAATATTAATATGTATATGAGATTAGTATTGCCATTACTAAGAATAGTAATGGCAATACTAATTTATGTGGTAAAATATTATTAGTCGAATTATTTGAAAATAATTTAATATAAAGCAGGAGGCAATTATGAATTCAATTGAAGAAAGAATCGCGAAAGAGTTAGAAATAAGATTAG is a window encoding:
- the secA gene encoding preprotein translocase subunit SecA, whose product is MGLLNAVFGTYSEREVKRLNPTIQKINDLEEGLQKLSDEELKAKTSEFRERLNNGETLEDILPEAFAVVREGSVRVFEKRHFDEQLMGGMILHQGRISEMKTGEGKTLVATLPAYLNGLTENGVHIVTVNDYLAKTQSEEMGELYGFLGLTTGVIIHDLNNDQRREAYAADITYGTNNEFGFDYLRDNMVVYKEERVQRGLNFAIVDEVDSILIDEARTPLIISGQGEKSTEFYKVADYFAKKLVAEKDFTKDEKANAVMLTDEGVRKAEVTFKIENYADAENIELQHYLTQALKANFAMRRDKDYMVKDGEVIIVDEFTGRLMEGRRYSDGLHQAIEAKENVKIARESKTLATITFQNYFRMFEKLAGMTGTALTEENEFREIYGLDVIVIPTHRPVARIDNPDLVFSSEIGKFKAVVSEIENIHQKGQPVLVGTVSVEKSELLSSMLKKKGVPHQVLNAKFHEQEAEIISHAGEFGMVTIATNMAGRGTDIKLGEGVIEVGGLKIIGTERHESRRIDNQLRGRSGRQGDPGESTFFISLEDDLMRIFGSEKIQGVVEKLGLQEEEAIESKMVSKAIENAQKKVEGNNFDIRKQLLGYDDVMNIQRGVIYKQRSEVLEGEDVKEEVLAMLKEIIADSVNTHITGETEEYREEFLNLMVYLQDICIPPNSVDLPSLENLSNEEITESLYESACKFYEQKEEEFTSERLREIERVVLLKAVDTKWMTHIDNMDHLKQGIHLQSFKQIDPVQAYQMEGSEMFNEMIETIKEETIKLLFHVRIERAPERVRVAQETEAVHVDTSSPSAGPGANPGPGGPSVGPVRNLDKHGRNDLCPCGSGLKFKNCCGREA
- the prfB gene encoding peptide chain release factor 2 (programmed frameshift), whose translation is MIIELEKELVKLPIIKKSIEEMGASLDRGGIERELHELECQMQEAGFWDDIKRAEEVTKKSKAIKDKIEGFDKLQSQIEDIEVLKEMMEEDDEESSDEIIQTIRGIQAQIDDYNMKVLLCGEYDKNNVILTLHVGVGGTDANDWTEMLLRMYTRWCEKQGYSVETLDLIPGDEAGIKSVTLKVTGEYAYGYLKAEKGIHRLVRISPYNSNGKRQTSFASMEVLPELTKEQDINIKPDDLRIDTYRSGGAGGQHVNTTDSAVRITHLPTGVVVQCQNERSQFSNKDTAMEMLKSKLVELKERAHKEKIEDLAGELKDMGWGSQIRSYVFHPYSMVKDHRTNVETSNVTAVMDGEIDMFINAYLKQ
- a CDS encoding response regulator transcription factor, which produces MNILIAEDEKDIRNLISLHMRKENYDVYEASDGREALTIFENEKIDLILLDTMMPNVDGISVIQKVRAVSTIPIICITAMGNDSDKVLALGLGADDYLVKPISPIELSARVASNLRRCYNYTEHKDIVYTTGELKLFTETFEIFKGKKKIDLNPKEFKIVKLLISNLGKVFTKKQIYEDVWEESYFGDSNNIMVHLSHIREKIEDDPKNPVYIKTIRGIGYKIERVNINEG
- a CDS encoding sensor histidine kinase, yielding MKAKKIKRSVTAELFFMYFLGYIAITIILIVGIIFSIVGYEFLCNPSTYNSYFIELENKLNDDYTSINDEDLLDIDGFIIKINNKNEVPYSRGNVIDEYKSLDLKSYIYLSGLTKENEILLNDDLMAYSVLKNFNNSTMESHNIKYSLYSKYLEEENSIIVFGCPYSEITKPNIVTKIISHNILIKILISFNIFLILLVVYVFAKATSKLFIKPIKTLLNGVMEITNNNYDVNIKIDTKNEFLDLANGFNMMAETIRNEIREKEKLEKIREGLILDISHDLKNPLSSILGYSEILINNRDLDENEKMEYLNIINKNSYRANKLMNNLFEFSLYDNSDYKFNLIRTDISEFMRQTIANYIPEFEHNKFEYDFDILEEPYYVMMDEEKLTRAINNILDNKLKYNPSGSKIGVKTEIKERYFCIVLSDDGESIPEKNRENIFNLFVRLDKSRNSKTGGTGLGLSITKKILNKHNGGIRIIDSEAGTSFEIMLPIIKSKTDSNNYE
- a CDS encoding CPBP family intramembrane glutamic endopeptidase, with translation MKFDNGFKEIKIRHIISMYLIMFLILIAIIIGIYPSGKISNTNINILCLIMEVFGTIALCCIIKPSKGKINSLYRDFKSQLDMKEIILVIIFFACLNIGAKNIMTDIIYLISPSFANSFINDSTLIINSKTDYWIVFIILVILTPFTEEIVFRHVFFKRLSKKFNIYVGIIVSSIIFAVFTNGSGPEFIGFLLLGIINCILYVKYENILIPMFIYFVNNIFYMIVSIPFGKVEKKAITLNPTDMILYAVSGIILFNIGMIFFIKFICENKVYLRESFNKSKSMEIKQS